In Lactococcus garvieae subsp. garvieae, the following proteins share a genomic window:
- a CDS encoding ABC transporter ATP-binding protein codes for MNDNIAVKIDHVSKFFRLPTEATNSLRTLLVNRLRGIKGYKEQHVLKDISFEVEKGDFFGIVGRNGSGKSTLLKIISQIYTPEQGSVEIDGKLVSFIELGVGFNPELTGRENVYLNGAMLGFSRTEIDAMYDDIVDFAELHEFMNQKLKNYSSGMQVRLAFSVAIKAEGDILVLDEVLAVGDESFQRKCNDYFLERKAAGKTTILVTHDMGAAKKYCNKAVLIEKGLVKVSGDVDEVANQYSLDNLQTEVSDGATPETAEDLIENLQLNILNNSKIRPEDDIKFEISYDVKKDIETYIAFSMTEVDRNIWIYNDNSLDYMTQGPGQKKAVYSCKLDQVNDLKLKLQVSVRNNKDELIAFADEKVFMINRTDLADDDLSAKDSATGLIQRNGGWKFG; via the coding sequence ATGAACGATAATATAGCAGTAAAGATAGATCATGTCAGCAAGTTTTTCCGTTTACCAACTGAAGCAACAAATAGCTTGCGGACTCTTCTGGTTAATCGCTTACGCGGTATCAAGGGATATAAGGAACAGCATGTGCTGAAAGATATTTCTTTTGAAGTCGAAAAGGGTGATTTCTTTGGAATTGTTGGTCGTAACGGCTCGGGCAAGTCGACACTCTTAAAAATTATTTCTCAAATATACACGCCAGAGCAAGGGAGTGTAGAAATAGATGGTAAATTAGTTTCCTTTATTGAACTTGGTGTAGGTTTTAACCCAGAGTTAACAGGTCGGGAAAATGTTTACCTAAATGGTGCAATGCTTGGCTTTTCAAGAACAGAAATAGATGCTATGTATGATGATATCGTCGATTTTGCTGAATTGCATGAATTCATGAATCAAAAATTAAAAAATTATTCATCAGGGATGCAGGTACGTTTAGCCTTTTCTGTAGCAATCAAGGCTGAAGGTGATATTCTAGTTCTTGATGAAGTATTGGCAGTGGGTGATGAATCTTTCCAACGGAAATGTAACGACTATTTCTTGGAACGTAAAGCTGCAGGGAAAACGACGATTCTTGTTACTCATGATATGGGAGCTGCTAAAAAATACTGTAATAAAGCAGTTCTCATTGAAAAAGGATTGGTTAAAGTTTCCGGAGATGTCGATGAAGTAGCCAACCAGTATAGTTTAGATAACTTACAAACAGAAGTCTCGGATGGTGCGACACCAGAAACAGCAGAGGATTTAATTGAAAATCTTCAACTGAATATCCTCAACAATTCTAAAATAAGACCAGAAGATGATATTAAGTTTGAAATCAGCTATGATGTGAAAAAAGATATTGAAACTTATATTGCCTTTTCAATGACAGAGGTTGACCGTAATATCTGGATTTATAATGACAACTCCCTTGACTACATGACTCAAGGCCCAGGACAAAAAAAGGCAGTATATTCTTGTAAGCTTGATCAGGTGAATGACTTGAAATTAAAACTGCAAGTTTCAGTTCGTAATAATAAAGATGAATTGATTGCTTTTGCGGATGAAAAAGTGTTTATGATTAATCGTACTGATTTGGCAGATGACGACTTGAGTGCGAAAGATTCGGCAACAGGCTTAATCCAAAGAAACGGGGGATGGAAGTTTGGATAG
- a CDS encoding DUF2304 domain-containing protein, with product MPIQLRILAVVLSVIFFVYVIQLIKKDKAEIRHMLKWFILALIILFGALFPNIGSRVAHVLGISTLTSLALFILVGLLLLISLKYQMSLISAEKQIKNLVQEVSLLKKKVEEDRKKD from the coding sequence ATGCCGATTCAATTAAGGATATTAGCTGTTGTTTTATCAGTTATCTTTTTCGTTTATGTTATCCAATTGATTAAAAAAGACAAAGCAGAAATAAGGCACATGCTCAAATGGTTTATTTTGGCACTTATTATTTTATTTGGTGCACTTTTCCCAAATATTGGCAGCAGAGTAGCGCATGTTTTAGGGATTAGTACGCTGACCTCTTTGGCCTTATTTATATTGGTAGGCTTACTACTCCTTATCTCTTTGAAGTATCAAATGTCGCTGATTTCTGCGGAAAAGCAGATTAAAAATTTGGTTCAAGAAGTTTCACTTTTGAAGAAAAAAGTGGAAGAGGATAGGAAGAAAGACTAG
- a CDS encoding glycosyltransferase family 2 protein: protein MNKTLTITVPSYNTEQYIDECMPYLIDENIIDDIEILVVSDGSKDNTVAVATKWQEKYPQAIRVIEKENGGHGSTINRGIQEATGKYFKVVDGDDWVVTENLVKLVEFLKDNDVDLINNPYFEHDEVTKVETLMMALNIPAFQINDYAKIVEEIKIPPMHTVTYKTEILKENRIHIDEKMFYVDVEYITFPLPFIKSQVYLDFPVYVYRVNSGTQSMAIDNMVKNRQMHLTMLKHEWDFIKALPKTTPSSVNKVLHQRFSELILAQYVVNLSIEDKWTRKAETNEFTDFLKQEQVDENTEILGMSKKLIRTGGKIIFPAVKFRKIAQNSKLWRDLERGILNRVKRMKK from the coding sequence ATGAATAAAACACTAACAATTACAGTACCAAGTTATAATACAGAGCAATACATCGATGAGTGTATGCCTTATTTGATTGACGAAAATATTATTGATGATATTGAAATTTTGGTAGTCAGTGATGGTTCCAAAGATAATACAGTAGCAGTGGCGACTAAGTGGCAGGAAAAATACCCTCAAGCTATTCGAGTAATCGAAAAAGAGAATGGAGGGCATGGGTCTACCATTAATCGTGGAATCCAAGAAGCAACAGGAAAATATTTCAAAGTTGTTGATGGTGATGATTGGGTTGTTACTGAGAATTTAGTAAAATTAGTAGAATTTCTGAAAGATAATGATGTGGATTTAATTAATAATCCTTACTTTGAGCATGATGAAGTGACTAAAGTAGAAACTTTAATGATGGCATTGAACATCCCTGCTTTTCAGATTAACGATTATGCGAAAATTGTGGAAGAAATCAAAATTCCACCCATGCACACTGTCACTTACAAAACAGAAATTTTAAAAGAGAACCGTATTCATATTGATGAAAAAATGTTCTATGTTGATGTGGAATATATTACTTTCCCTTTGCCCTTTATCAAAAGTCAAGTCTATCTTGATTTTCCAGTTTATGTTTATCGGGTAAATTCAGGCACTCAGAGCATGGCAATTGATAACATGGTAAAAAACCGTCAAATGCATTTGACCATGTTGAAACATGAATGGGATTTTATCAAAGCTTTACCAAAAACCACGCCTTCGTCAGTGAACAAAGTATTGCATCAAAGATTTTCAGAACTTATCTTGGCTCAATATGTAGTTAATTTGTCAATAGAAGATAAGTGGACTCGTAAAGCGGAGACAAATGAGTTCACGGACTTTTTAAAACAAGAACAAGTGGATGAAAATACAGAAATTTTAGGCATGAGTAAAAAGCTTATTAGGACCGGTGGAAAAATTATTTTCCCAGCGGTTAAATTTCGTAAAATTGCCCAAAACAGTAAGTTATGGCGCGACCTAGAACGTGGAATTCTGAATCGTGTTAAGCGCATGAAAAAATAA
- a CDS encoding stealth family protein, which yields MEKIDIVVSWLDDSDPKWQADFSEYRKKENLSMSKNSANNASRFRDYDTFRYWFRGIEKNAPWINKIYLVTYGHSPEWLNLEHPKLQLMKHEDFIPKEFLPTFSSVTIAMNLHRIPGLSENFVYFNDDMFLINPTKTTDFFKEGIPCDMLTLIPCATYEELDHLHINNMNLIHRKFTKQDILKKNLWKMINFKTSLPYLGTTLLQLPYPTISYIIHFHLATPLNKSMYEKLWEEYPQEFTQASTYKFRNINGIDDWFIRLYSLCSGNFVPKNMYKFGRFFKLNVQSNVDKIVNSKLKLVCLNDNEALDDEELQVITQRVKKAMEIKFPQKSNFEK from the coding sequence TTGGAAAAAATAGATATTGTAGTGTCATGGTTAGATGATAGTGACCCTAAATGGCAAGCAGATTTTAGTGAATATCGAAAAAAAGAAAACCTATCCATGTCAAAAAACTCAGCTAATAATGCCTCGCGTTTTAGAGATTATGACACTTTTCGGTATTGGTTTAGAGGAATTGAAAAAAATGCGCCTTGGATAAATAAAATATATCTGGTCACATATGGACATAGTCCTGAATGGTTAAATCTTGAACACCCTAAGTTACAACTCATGAAACATGAAGATTTTATTCCAAAGGAATTTCTCCCAACCTTTTCATCAGTTACTATTGCGATGAACCTTCATCGTATTCCTGGTTTGAGTGAAAATTTTGTGTATTTTAATGATGATATGTTTTTGATTAATCCAACAAAAACGACAGATTTCTTTAAAGAGGGCATTCCATGCGATATGTTAACTTTGATTCCGTGCGCCACTTATGAAGAGCTAGATCACTTACATATTAATAATATGAATTTGATTCATCGAAAATTTACCAAACAAGATATCTTGAAGAAAAATTTATGGAAGATGATCAACTTTAAAACGAGTTTGCCATATTTGGGGACGACCTTATTGCAACTTCCTTATCCAACCATCTCTTATATCATCCATTTTCATTTGGCTACACCGTTGAACAAATCAATGTATGAAAAATTATGGGAGGAATATCCACAAGAATTTACTCAAGCTTCTACTTATAAATTTAGAAATATAAACGGCATAGACGATTGGTTTATTCGCTTATATTCTTTGTGTAGTGGTAATTTTGTTCCTAAAAATATGTATAAGTTTGGGCGCTTTTTTAAGCTCAATGTTCAATCAAATGTTGATAAAATAGTAAATTCAAAACTGAAATTAGTTTGTTTGAATGACAATGAAGCACTCGATGATGAGGAGCTGCAAGTAATTACTCAAAGGGTTAAAAAGGCTATGGAAATAAAATTTCCTCAAAAATCAAATTTTGAAAAGTAG
- a CDS encoding glycosyltransferase, with the protein MENKVSVVVTCYNHEEYIEGCLRSIFKQTYKNIELLVFDDGSTDDSGQIIEKVLKDSPFLGETYYFSSKNRGVISVRNDALSKIKGEFLLFVDSDNFIDPEHIEWLHHSLTKEGADIAYCQLWDFVHGRNVLRDDLEYSLSKELTGNLIDASSLVRTSKISGLKFDDALNDKALEDYDFWLSMILLKEAKSIFVKETKLNYRVLDTSRTERGNWNKYYQSYFYILDKYVDLIPREIIQALKNNIKIWLKGYEDLEKKTSEQDAAIREKDKHIENFQKEVALLKEKLNHQENKLAEKTELIRAFEKSFFYKLYKKRLKVKDIKG; encoded by the coding sequence ATGGAAAACAAAGTTTCAGTCGTTGTTACTTGTTATAACCACGAAGAATATATTGAAGGATGCTTGCGCAGTATTTTTAAGCAAACATATAAGAATATAGAGCTTTTAGTTTTTGATGATGGTTCGACTGATGACTCAGGGCAAATTATTGAAAAAGTGCTAAAGGACAGTCCTTTTTTAGGTGAAACTTATTATTTCTCATCTAAAAATAGAGGCGTTATCTCAGTACGTAATGATGCTTTATCTAAAATAAAGGGGGAGTTTCTCCTTTTTGTTGATAGTGATAACTTTATTGATCCCGAGCACATTGAATGGCTGCACCATTCTTTGACAAAAGAAGGTGCAGATATTGCATATTGTCAATTATGGGACTTTGTGCATGGTAGAAATGTCCTAAGAGATGACTTAGAATACAGTCTATCTAAAGAGTTAACAGGCAATCTTATAGATGCTTCTTCGCTGGTACGCACTTCTAAAATATCTGGTTTAAAATTTGATGATGCTCTAAATGATAAAGCTTTAGAAGATTATGATTTTTGGCTATCTATGATTTTGCTTAAGGAAGCAAAATCGATTTTTGTGAAAGAAACGAAGTTAAATTACCGGGTTTTAGATACTTCTAGAACAGAGCGAGGAAATTGGAATAAATATTATCAGTCGTATTTTTATATTTTGGATAAGTATGTGGACTTGATTCCTAGAGAAATCATTCAAGCCTTAAAAAATAATATAAAGATTTGGCTGAAAGGTTATGAAGATTTAGAGAAAAAAACCAGTGAGCAGGATGCTGCGATTCGTGAAAAAGATAAACACATTGAAAACTTCCAAAAAGAAGTAGCTCTACTCAAAGAGAAGCTTAACCATCAGGAGAATAAGTTAGCTGAAAAAACCGAGCTTATACGGGCTTTCGAAAAGTCTTTCTTCTACAAACTTTATAAAAAAAGACTAAAAGTAAAAGATATTAAGGGGTAA
- a CDS encoding DUF2142 domain-containing protein: MHIVPGLGVKLGYAIYPSIGSMVLTARVFSLIFFVLSMFFIIKQLRAYQFLFVAISVTPTVIQQASSLSYDVYNYVASAFMIMAVINIAVDIKCGSEVSFKSFFLKILAPSVMLYFAKENA, from the coding sequence ATGCATATTGTACCAGGACTAGGTGTCAAGCTTGGATATGCAATTTATCCTTCTATTGGCAGCATGGTCTTAACTGCACGAGTTTTTAGTTTGATTTTCTTTGTTTTAAGTATGTTTTTCATTATTAAACAACTCAGAGCATATCAGTTCCTCTTTGTTGCTATTTCTGTGACACCTACAGTTATTCAACAGGCAAGTAGTTTGAGTTATGATGTGTATAACTACGTGGCGAGTGCATTTATGATTATGGCAGTTATAAATATAGCTGTGGATATTAAGTGTGGGTCAGAAGTGAGCTTTAAATCCTTCTTTTTAAAGATTTTAGCACCATCTGTTATGCTATATTTTGCTAAAGAAAATGCCTAG
- a CDS encoding glycosyltransferase → MNNNKNVLAGIVTFNPDKERLLENISAINNQVDKLVIVDNGSDNIDEIEACKIQFPEMIVYKFGNNRGIAAALNRIGEFAVSENYDYFLTLDQDSVVLPGLIDAYQKYLELPKLGLLNCYQTDRNVIEKDSELPKEVETLTFVRTSGSLMPTALFIDGIKYDEDLFIDKVDYDLNLLLAKNNYKLYRIPYYGLVHELGYISYHNFLGRKVMSFNYSPFRRYYIVRNSILLMRKYGINKVTLKWLLNDFIDGVKTLLFEQEKWKKTQGALKGLWDGIRYET, encoded by the coding sequence ATGAACAATAATAAAAATGTTTTAGCAGGGATAGTGACCTTCAATCCTGATAAAGAAAGACTTTTGGAAAATATTAGTGCGATAAATAATCAAGTGGATAAGTTAGTTATTGTTGATAATGGTTCTGATAATATTGATGAAATTGAAGCGTGTAAAATACAATTCCCAGAAATGATTGTTTACAAATTTGGGAATAATCGAGGAATTGCTGCGGCTCTTAATCGAATTGGAGAGTTCGCTGTTTCCGAAAATTATGATTATTTTTTGACTTTGGATCAAGACAGTGTTGTGCTTCCTGGGTTAATTGATGCGTACCAAAAGTACTTGGAATTGCCTAAGTTGGGACTTTTGAATTGCTACCAAACAGATAGAAACGTCATTGAAAAAGATAGTGAACTACCAAAAGAAGTGGAGACATTAACTTTCGTGAGAACTTCAGGGAGTTTAATGCCGACCGCCTTATTTATTGATGGAATTAAATATGATGAGGATTTATTTATTGATAAAGTTGATTATGATTTAAATCTATTATTAGCGAAAAACAATTATAAACTTTATCGCATTCCCTATTATGGTTTGGTCCATGAATTAGGATATATTTCTTATCACAATTTTTTGGGAAGAAAGGTAATGTCCTTCAATTATTCTCCTTTTAGGAGATATTACATAGTAAGAAATTCTATTTTACTTATGAGAAAGTATGGGATCAATAAAGTAACACTGAAGTGGCTTTTAAATGACTTTATTGATGGAGTCAAAACTTTGCTCTTTGAACAGGAAAAGTGGAAAAAAACTCAAGGTGCTTTAAAAGGACTTTGGGATGGCATTAGATACGAAACGTAA
- a CDS encoding DUF2142 domain-containing protein, with protein sequence MDTIKLPNKKYKIETLFLSLALVFGLLTVFVQPIFAAPDEFTHFKHAYSIFHDDTDGLFAEVGRLTVPIPYEGPALNENALNSPDSSFVFESAYKDGSFLQKYFVDQVPSQGYLGLNLSFSNLQWLPQAIGILIGSWLHASFGVMIILGRLLNFLVYLFALYFAIKKAKFGKWLMAAVALLPISIQQAASLSYDVLYYVSVFVCFSLMTNLWTRKEQLTSRHYLYLGLTALLLFIPKSAVLVLGVYFVTLPTRLFGQNKLTKIIDNFWTFWAKHKKLALLAILIFFYALFVYEFRQAGGAIRGFQIMFNTFFRPDFYNNMDSILVSGMIGNFGQMTYRLPAWLVVINFVFLFLLGVSEKEVPLDKRISVSSGISFILVILMTAIMMYMGWTLIRLNIAGALISLGNQGRYYTPFLIILTPLALSLKKYIKVDMTEAIKIKVFKYITVFNLIYFILLTVLFYYAADRGANLLPDLIAWLKNLI encoded by the coding sequence ATGGATACAATAAAACTACCAAACAAAAAATACAAGATTGAAACTTTATTTTTAAGTTTGGCTCTTGTTTTTGGCCTGCTGACGGTTTTTGTGCAGCCTATCTTTGCTGCGCCGGATGAATTTACGCACTTTAAACATGCTTACAGTATATTTCATGATGATACAGATGGATTATTTGCTGAGGTGGGACGCTTAACCGTCCCGATCCCTTACGAAGGACCAGCACTCAACGAGAATGCTCTGAATAGCCCAGATAGCAGTTTTGTGTTTGAGTCAGCATACAAAGACGGCAGCTTTCTACAGAAGTATTTTGTAGATCAAGTCCCTAGTCAGGGATATCTGGGCCTAAATTTGAGCTTTTCAAATCTGCAGTGGCTCCCACAAGCGATAGGTATCCTTATCGGTAGCTGGTTGCATGCGAGTTTTGGAGTGATGATTATTCTAGGGCGCCTGCTTAATTTTTTAGTTTATCTTTTTGCTCTTTATTTTGCAATTAAGAAAGCCAAATTTGGAAAGTGGCTTATGGCAGCAGTCGCGCTACTTCCAATTAGCATTCAGCAAGCTGCATCTTTGTCTTATGATGTGCTTTATTATGTGTCTGTTTTTGTCTGCTTCTCGCTGATGACAAATCTATGGACCCGTAAAGAACAGCTTACCTCTCGACATTACCTTTATCTAGGTTTGACCGCATTACTTTTGTTTATTCCCAAGTCAGCAGTGTTGGTATTAGGTGTCTACTTTGTGACCTTGCCTACCCGACTTTTTGGCCAGAATAAGTTGACTAAAATAATAGACAATTTCTGGACTTTTTGGGCAAAACATAAAAAACTTGCTCTATTAGCTATCCTGATATTTTTCTATGCCTTATTTGTTTATGAATTTCGTCAGGCTGGCGGCGCTATTCGTGGATTCCAAATCATGTTTAATACTTTCTTTAGGCCCGATTTCTATAATAATATGGATAGTATTTTAGTGAGTGGTATGATTGGCAATTTTGGTCAGATGACTTACCGTCTGCCTGCTTGGTTGGTTGTGATTAACTTTGTGTTCTTGTTCTTACTGGGGGTAAGTGAGAAAGAGGTGCCCTTGGATAAACGTATATCTGTCTCAAGCGGGATTTCTTTCATTTTAGTTATTCTGATGACAGCCATTATGATGTATATGGGTTGGACATTGATCCGCTTAAATATCGCAGGGGCTTTGATTAGTTTGGGGAATCAAGGGCGTTATTATACACCGTTCCTTATTATATTGACCCCTTTAGCTTTAAGTTTAAAAAAATATATTAAAGTTGATATGACTGAAGCGATTAAAATCAAGGTTTTTAAATATATTACGGTGTTTAATCTTATATACTTCATATTGTTGACAGTTTTATTCTATTATGCAGCAGATCGAGGAGCAAATTTATTACCTGATTTAATTGCGTGGTTAAAAAATCTGATTTGA
- a CDS encoding glycosyltransferase family 2 protein produces MKEKTEQKILLIIPAYNESEGIVDVIKTVDHYRANCRYHLDYVVINDGSTDNEEEVLRVHNINHVELIQNLGIGGAVQTGYIYALKNNYDIAVQYDGDGQHDIESLPNLIEPILDDEADFTVGSRFLNESNSEFKSSKTRQLGIKILSSLIYSTSKFKIKDVTSGYRAGNRKVITQFTKRYPRQYPEPESYMHLFAKNIRVKEVGVRMFERTTGVSSINLIKGINYMVSVSLAVLVSSLIGKEKE; encoded by the coding sequence ATGAAGGAAAAAACGGAACAGAAGATATTACTAATTATTCCTGCCTATAATGAATCTGAAGGTATCGTTGATGTGATAAAAACAGTTGATCATTATCGAGCAAACTGCAGGTATCATTTGGATTACGTGGTAATTAATGACGGCTCAACAGATAATGAGGAAGAGGTACTGCGGGTACATAATATTAATCACGTGGAACTAATTCAAAATTTGGGGATTGGAGGAGCTGTGCAAACGGGGTATATCTATGCTTTAAAAAATAACTATGATATTGCTGTGCAATATGATGGGGATGGGCAGCATGATATTGAATCCTTACCCAATCTGATTGAACCGATTTTGGATGATGAAGCAGACTTTACAGTTGGTTCACGTTTCTTGAATGAAAGTAATTCGGAATTTAAATCATCAAAGACACGTCAATTAGGAATAAAAATTCTTTCTTCATTGATTTACTCCACTTCAAAATTTAAAATTAAAGATGTAACCAGTGGTTATCGCGCTGGTAATCGAAAGGTCATTACGCAATTTACAAAACGTTATCCGAGGCAATATCCAGAACCAGAGAGTTATATGCATCTTTTTGCGAAAAATATTCGCGTTAAAGAAGTCGGTGTGCGTATGTTTGAACGTACCACTGGAGTGTCAAGTATTAATCTAATCAAAGGCATAAACTATATGGTGAGTGTCTCACTTGCTGTTTTAGTGTCGTCCTTGATTGGGAAGGAGAAAGAGTGA
- a CDS encoding glycosyltransferase family 2 protein: protein MDKLVTVIIPCYNAEKNIEATIQSVLEQTIGPEKLHILLINDGSSDGTQDKLEQLQTAHPEIVTVITQANQGVAKTRTKGISMTETAYLTFLDADDILEPYFLENLLSVAIEGDFDVVSSGIQRKKYSGEIVKEFKVKKPDTEWAKWILMSSCAKIHRTQFLKEQNIHFLDSLFGEDAYFVLSEIIKGAKFKVLDYIGYTWMLNPESMTNTRYNGISEYNSNQIMIMLESMIDLGADWADDDLFSYFILKQAVNRCLSPGKNATPEEFMRHYKRTIALLKGKYPKTLRNSLVFRGPEGEEKFVRYAIAMFVIIHRLKLMPLFSKIYCKGKENTN from the coding sequence ATGGATAAGTTAGTTACGGTCATCATTCCTTGCTACAACGCAGAAAAAAATATTGAAGCAACCATTCAAAGTGTGTTGGAGCAAACAATTGGTCCAGAAAAATTACATATTTTGCTGATTAATGATGGAAGTAGTGATGGCACTCAAGACAAACTTGAACAGCTTCAAACCGCTCACCCAGAAATTGTCACAGTCATCACACAAGCAAATCAAGGGGTAGCTAAAACTAGAACAAAAGGTATTTCAATGACTGAAACAGCTTACCTTACTTTTCTAGATGCTGACGATATTTTAGAACCGTACTTCTTAGAAAATCTACTTTCAGTAGCAATTGAAGGTGATTTTGATGTTGTAAGTTCGGGGATTCAAAGAAAAAAATATTCCGGGGAAATCGTAAAAGAATTTAAAGTTAAAAAGCCAGATACAGAATGGGCTAAATGGATATTAATGAGTTCCTGTGCAAAAATTCACCGGACTCAATTTTTGAAAGAACAGAATATTCACTTCCTGGATTCTTTATTTGGGGAAGATGCCTATTTTGTATTAAGTGAGATTATCAAGGGTGCTAAGTTTAAAGTGCTTGATTATATAGGTTATACTTGGATGCTTAATCCTGAGTCAATGACGAATACTCGCTATAATGGTATTAGTGAATATAACTCTAATCAAATCATGATAATGTTAGAATCAATGATTGATTTAGGGGCTGATTGGGCAGATGATGATTTATTCAGTTACTTTATTTTGAAACAGGCAGTGAATAGATGCTTATCTCCTGGTAAAAATGCAACACCCGAGGAATTTATGCGCCACTATAAGCGAACCATAGCCTTACTTAAAGGAAAGTATCCCAAAACTCTCCGCAATTCTCTGGTTTTTCGTGGTCCAGAAGGCGAAGAAAAATTTGTTCGCTATGCCATCGCAATGTTTGTAATCATCCATCGATTAAAATTAATGCCCCTGTTCTCTAAAATTTATTGTAAAGGGAAAGAGAATACTAATTAA
- a CDS encoding rhamnan synthesis F family protein: protein MKRLLLYVHYNKYNQISDHVLYQLRQMKPLFEKVVFISNSQLSIEGQAKLTGLIDDFIQRENKGFDFGAWRDGMAHIGFEQLKEYDSVTIMNDTCFGPLYDMEPYYAEYEAREVDIWGITNHRAYQESKNHGFAEHIQSYYKVFSHKVISSEVFQNFWKNIEDFENVQDVIDHYEIRSTTVFIEAGFKYETILDTRELDDSRLLHPDFSYYAPDVILREKVPFLKVKAFQSNESAGIAKFMLDYVGENTDYPKELIVEHLSSVDYPDANYLLAEKYLGVAQNQIITKKIAVHLHVFYPELLEEFMAAFAKFHFDYSLYLTTNTEEKEQIIQKYLAEHQIQAELVRTANYGRDVMPFLALKEKLRQYDVVGHFHTKRSLEASFFAGESWRTELIDMLIKPADNIMRNFEESDKLGIVIADIPSFFRFNRVVDADNENKKIAPIMNDIWKRMKMRKKANFHDFRTFTMSYGTYFWAKTEVLEPLFDLEIMQREVPKEPLPQNTILHAIERILIYLAWDKDLDFRVSKSSQELSPFIDARTFNQRFGITEENAKDIRLTFVLKLAVKKTLRLIKYRTYKLLGKDTTHI, encoded by the coding sequence ATGAAGCGTCTGCTGTTATACGTTCATTACAATAAATATAATCAAATTAGCGACCATGTTCTTTATCAGTTGAGACAGATGAAACCATTGTTTGAAAAAGTAGTATTTATTTCAAACAGTCAGCTTTCAATTGAAGGACAGGCCAAGTTGACAGGTTTGATAGATGATTTTATTCAAAGAGAAAATAAAGGCTTTGATTTTGGTGCTTGGCGTGATGGAATGGCGCACATTGGCTTTGAACAGCTAAAGGAATACGACTCCGTAACGATTATGAATGATACTTGTTTTGGACCTTTATATGATATGGAGCCTTATTATGCTGAATATGAAGCGCGTGAGGTTGATATTTGGGGGATAACGAATCACAGGGCCTACCAAGAATCAAAAAATCATGGTTTTGCGGAACACATCCAATCCTATTATAAGGTTTTCAGTCATAAAGTTATTTCTTCAGAAGTCTTTCAAAACTTTTGGAAAAATATTGAAGACTTTGAAAATGTACAAGATGTTATTGACCACTATGAAATACGTTCAACCACGGTCTTTATAGAAGCTGGTTTTAAATATGAAACTATTCTTGACACACGCGAGCTTGATGATTCACGTCTTTTGCATCCAGATTTTTCATATTACGCACCAGATGTCATCTTGCGTGAAAAAGTCCCCTTTTTGAAGGTGAAAGCTTTTCAGAGCAACGAAAGTGCAGGAATTGCTAAGTTCATGTTGGATTATGTGGGAGAAAACACTGATTATCCGAAAGAGCTGATTGTTGAACACCTTTCCAGTGTGGACTATCCAGATGCCAATTATCTCCTGGCTGAAAAATATCTTGGTGTTGCGCAAAATCAAATCATCACTAAGAAAATTGCAGTGCACCTCCATGTGTTCTATCCAGAATTATTGGAAGAATTCATGGCTGCTTTTGCTAAGTTCCACTTTGATTACAGTCTCTACTTAACGACCAATACCGAGGAAAAAGAGCAGATTATCCAAAAATATTTGGCAGAACATCAGATTCAAGCTGAGCTTGTACGTACGGCAAATTATGGTCGAGACGTGATGCCCTTCTTAGCTTTAAAGGAAAAATTACGCCAGTATGATGTTGTTGGTCACTTCCATACCAAACGTTCATTAGAAGCCTCTTTCTTTGCTGGGGAATCATGGCGGACAGAGCTAATTGATATGCTGATTAAGCCGGCTGATAATATTATGCGTAATTTTGAAGAGAGTGACAAGCTTGGAATTGTCATTGCTGATATTCCATCATTTTTCCGCTTCAACCGCGTCGTTGATGCAGACAATGAAAATAAAAAAATTGCGCCCATTATGAACGATATTTGGAAACGAATGAAAATGCGTAAAAAAGCGAATTTTCATGATTTTAGAACTTTCACCATGAGTTATGGGACCTATTTCTGGGCCAAAACAGAAGTTCTAGAACCATTATTCGATTTAGAAATTATGCAAAGGGAAGTTCCAAAAGAACCCCTGCCACAAAATACAATTCTACATGCCATTGAACGGATTTTGATTTATTTGGCTTGGGATAAAGATTTAGATTTCAGAGTTAGTAAATCCAGCCAAGAATTATCACCCTTTATTGATGCCCGAACCTTCAATCAACGTTTTGGCATCACAGAGGAAAATGCTAAGGACATCCGGCTGACTTTCGTATTAAAATTAGCAGTCAAAAAAACCTTACGCCTAATAAAATACAGAACCTATAAACTTTTGGGCAAGGATACAACACACATATAA